One stretch of Cedecea neteri DNA includes these proteins:
- the selO gene encoding protein adenylyltransferase SelO produces MTNTLTFLNTWHDELPGFYNELNPTPLKNARLLYHSQPLADELGLERSLFDAQYQGVWSGETLLPGMQPLAQVYSGHQFGVWAGQLGDGRGILLGEQQLADGRKVDWHLKGAGLTPYSRMGDGRAVLRSTIREFLASEAMHALGVPTTRALTIVTSDTPVQRETVEQGAMLLRVSESHLRFGHFEHFYYRREPEKVQQLADYAIRHHWPHLQGLEERYELWFSDVVTRTAALIASWQTVGFAHGVMNTDNMSILGLTMDYGPYGFLDDYQPEFICNHSDYQGRYAFDNQPAVGLWNLQRLAQTLSPFITADKLNAILDGYQPAIMRAFGQQMRAKLGLCTEQSADNQILSELFALMSKEGSDYTRTFRMLSETEQLSAASPLRDEFIDRASFDAWFGRYRERLQVEQVSDAERQQKMQAVNPALVLRNWLAQRAIEAAEQGDTRELAKLHQALLQPFTDRQDDMTQRPPDWGKRLEVSCSS; encoded by the coding sequence ATGACCAACACTTTAACTTTTCTGAATACCTGGCACGACGAGCTGCCGGGTTTCTACAACGAATTAAACCCAACGCCGCTGAAAAATGCGCGGCTGCTTTATCACAGCCAGCCGCTGGCCGATGAGCTGGGTCTCGAACGTTCTCTTTTTGATGCACAGTATCAGGGTGTCTGGAGTGGCGAAACGCTACTGCCCGGCATGCAGCCGCTGGCCCAGGTCTACAGCGGGCACCAGTTCGGCGTCTGGGCCGGGCAACTGGGTGACGGTCGCGGTATTTTACTGGGTGAGCAACAGCTAGCCGACGGGCGCAAAGTTGACTGGCACCTGAAAGGTGCTGGCTTAACGCCTTACTCGCGGATGGGAGACGGCAGGGCGGTACTGCGCTCCACTATTCGAGAGTTTCTTGCCAGTGAAGCTATGCATGCCCTCGGGGTCCCAACTACGCGAGCCTTAACGATTGTCACCAGCGACACGCCCGTGCAGCGCGAAACGGTTGAGCAGGGGGCGATGCTGCTCCGGGTGTCTGAGAGCCACCTGCGTTTTGGTCACTTTGAGCACTTCTATTACCGCCGCGAGCCGGAGAAAGTGCAGCAGCTCGCCGATTACGCCATTCGCCACCACTGGCCGCATTTGCAGGGGCTTGAAGAACGCTATGAGCTGTGGTTCAGCGACGTCGTGACGCGCACCGCCGCGTTAATTGCCAGCTGGCAAACCGTGGGGTTTGCGCACGGGGTGATGAACACGGATAACATGTCGATTCTTGGCCTGACCATGGACTACGGCCCGTATGGCTTCCTCGACGATTACCAGCCTGAGTTTATCTGCAACCATTCGGATTATCAGGGGCGATATGCTTTTGATAACCAACCTGCCGTAGGGCTCTGGAACCTGCAGCGGCTGGCGCAAACGCTGTCTCCGTTTATTACTGCCGATAAGCTGAACGCTATTCTGGATGGCTATCAGCCGGCCATTATGCGTGCCTTTGGCCAGCAGATGCGGGCCAAACTTGGGCTATGCACAGAGCAGTCGGCCGACAACCAAATCCTCAGCGAACTGTTTGCTTTGATGAGCAAAGAAGGGAGCGATTACACCCGCACCTTCCGCATGCTTAGCGAGACGGAACAGCTCAGCGCCGCCTCGCCGCTGCGCGATGAGTTTATCGACCGGGCAAGTTTTGACGCGTGGTTTGGACGTTATCGCGAAAGGCTTCAGGTCGAGCAGGTGAGTGATGCAGAACGCCAGCAGAAAATGCAGGCGGTGAACCCGGCCCTGGTGTTGAGAAACTGGCTGGCGCAACGGGCAATAGAAGCTGCGGAGCAGGGCGATACTCGTGAACTGGCTAAGCTGCATCAGGCATTGCTCCAGCCGTTTACCGACCGTCAGGACGACATGACGCAGCGCCCGCCTGACTGGGGAAAACGGCTGGAAGTCAGCTGTTCCAGCTGA
- a CDS encoding glutathione peroxidase: MQSNVLNTEVTTIDGESTTLENWQGKVLLIVNVASKCGLTPQYEQLENLQKDFEAQGFSVLGFPCNQFLGQEPGSSEEIKTFCSTTYGVTFPLFSKIDVNGEHRHPFYQKLIDARPAAVAPEGSGFLERMSSKGRGPLYPDDILWNFEKFLIGRDGKVIQRFSPDMTPEDPVVLEAIKQALAK; encoded by the coding sequence ATGCAAAGCAATGTTCTGAATACCGAAGTCACCACCATTGACGGGGAAAGCACCACGCTTGAAAACTGGCAGGGTAAAGTCCTGCTGATTGTTAACGTCGCTTCCAAATGCGGCCTTACGCCGCAGTACGAACAGCTCGAAAACCTGCAGAAAGACTTTGAGGCACAGGGCTTCAGCGTGCTGGGCTTCCCGTGCAACCAGTTCCTGGGCCAGGAGCCGGGCAGCAGTGAAGAGATTAAAACTTTCTGCAGCACCACCTACGGCGTCACTTTCCCGCTGTTCAGCAAAATCGACGTCAATGGGGAGCATCGTCACCCGTTTTATCAGAAGCTGATTGACGCTCGTCCAGCCGCCGTGGCGCCGGAAGGCAGCGGTTTTCTGGAGCGTATGAGCAGCAAAGGGCGCGGCCCGCTTTACCCTGACGATATCCTGTGGAACTTCGAGAAATTCCTGATTGGCCGTGATGGCAAAGTGATTCAGCGTTTCTCTCCGGATATGACCCCGGAAGATCCGGTTGTACTGGAAGCGATTAAACAGGCTTTGGCAAAATAA
- a CDS encoding EAL domain-containing protein, which translates to MGVEIVANFVGADAPVRIPTELLIPHLAPEQHLELFREKLTVIEAQQDFFITRQLVVWIHINETIIDALINNQNLYIRLKALPFIELTLSESFLDLNSGKTNLRLAWAVERFPLVLADFGAGHATTKPVFDGLFRRVIMDRFFIQKLLSGRTFTPFMLAIIGQVSPFCESLLVAGIDSANARRKVQALGFAAMQGKLWPLVQPEYLASLFPPHEGLIH; encoded by the coding sequence ATGGGTGTCGAAATCGTCGCAAACTTCGTCGGGGCTGACGCGCCAGTACGTATTCCAACCGAGCTGTTAATCCCTCATCTTGCCCCTGAGCAGCACCTTGAGCTGTTCAGAGAAAAATTAACGGTAATAGAAGCACAGCAGGATTTCTTTATCACCCGGCAGCTTGTGGTCTGGATTCATATTAATGAAACTATTATTGATGCGTTAATTAATAACCAGAATTTATATATTCGCTTAAAGGCTTTGCCGTTTATTGAATTAACCCTCAGCGAAAGTTTTTTGGATTTAAATAGCGGGAAAACTAATTTAAGGCTGGCCTGGGCAGTGGAACGTTTTCCGCTGGTGCTGGCAGACTTTGGTGCCGGCCATGCCACGACCAAACCGGTGTTCGACGGCCTGTTCAGGCGCGTTATTATGGATCGTTTTTTTATTCAAAAACTGCTGTCGGGCCGCACCTTTACGCCTTTTATGCTGGCCATCATTGGGCAGGTTTCCCCGTTTTGTGAATCGTTGCTGGTGGCCGGAATAGACTCCGCTAACGCGCGGCGCAAAGTGCAGGCGCTGGGCTTTGCCGCGATGCAGGGCAAACTGTGGCCGCTTGTTCAGCCGGAATATCTGGCGTCACTTTTTCCTCCTCATGAAGGTCTGATTCACTAA
- the hemP gene encoding hemin uptake protein HemP, whose protein sequence is MDKPFTPARPQTGTEPRQVDSKTLLGADGRVVIVHEGQQYLLRQTQAGKLILTK, encoded by the coding sequence ACAAACCATTCACCCCCGCCCGCCCGCAGACAGGGACAGAACCGCGTCAGGTTGACAGCAAAACGCTGCTCGGCGCCGATGGCCGTGTCGTTATCGTGCACGAAGGGCAGCAGTATCTGTTACGCCAGACTCAGGCCGGGAAGCTCATCCTGACCAAATAA
- a CDS encoding C40 family peptidase: MRLWLIAVACIVLVGCSHNAPHPNARLSDSITVIAQLNDQLRSWHGTPYTYGGMSRRGVDCSGFVLMTFRDKFELMLPRMTSEQAEIGTKIDKDDLLPGDLVFFKTGSGESGLHVGIYDTDNTFIHASTSRGVMRSSLDNVYWRKKFWQARRI; the protein is encoded by the coding sequence ATGCGTTTGTGGCTTATTGCAGTGGCATGCATAGTGTTGGTGGGGTGTAGTCATAATGCCCCTCATCCGAACGCCCGGCTTTCCGATTCCATCACCGTTATCGCTCAGCTAAACGATCAGCTGCGCAGCTGGCACGGAACGCCGTACACATACGGCGGCATGAGCCGGCGCGGCGTGGACTGTTCCGGCTTTGTACTGATGACCTTCCGCGACAAATTTGAGCTGATGCTGCCGCGCATGACCAGCGAGCAGGCAGAAATCGGCACCAAAATCGATAAAGATGACCTGCTGCCGGGCGATCTGGTGTTCTTTAAAACCGGCTCCGGGGAAAGCGGCCTGCACGTTGGTATTTATGATACCGACAACACGTTTATTCACGCCTCCACCAGCCGGGGCGTAATGCGTTCCTCTCTGGATAACGTCTACTGGCGCAAAAAATTCTGGCAAGCCCGCCGTATATAG
- a CDS encoding heme ABC transporter ATP-binding protein: MDEILQTHHVSLKMGHRYLIDDVNVSLKPGEVVALIGPNGAGKSTLLRLLTGFQQPDSGRVALAGHDLSQWSNDALSRKRAVMRQQSNMAFSWTVEDVIAMGRAPWPQESTASVVAEVMALTGCDDLSGRDFCRLSGGEQQRVQLARALAQLWCDGQPHGWLFLDEPTSALDLYHQQHVLRLLRRLAQMGTLSVCVVLHDLNLAALWADRIVLLHKGRMVADGTPDEVLDEQILQRWYQADLRVFRHPEHPVPQVGLRQ, encoded by the coding sequence ATGGACGAAATTCTGCAGACGCATCATGTTTCGCTGAAAATGGGGCATCGTTATCTCATTGACGACGTTAACGTCAGCCTGAAGCCGGGCGAAGTGGTCGCACTGATTGGCCCAAACGGCGCGGGGAAATCCACGCTGTTGCGGCTGTTAACCGGGTTTCAACAACCGGACAGCGGGCGGGTCGCCCTGGCGGGGCATGATTTAAGCCAGTGGTCCAACGACGCCCTTTCCCGCAAACGGGCGGTGATGCGCCAGCAAAGCAATATGGCGTTTAGCTGGACGGTAGAAGACGTGATCGCCATGGGCCGGGCGCCCTGGCCGCAGGAGTCAACGGCCAGCGTCGTGGCGGAAGTCATGGCGCTAACCGGCTGTGATGACCTGAGCGGCAGAGATTTTTGTCGCCTGTCCGGCGGCGAACAGCAGCGGGTGCAGCTTGCCCGGGCGCTGGCACAGCTCTGGTGCGACGGACAGCCCCACGGCTGGCTGTTTCTGGATGAACCAACGTCCGCGCTGGATCTCTACCACCAGCAGCACGTGCTGCGCCTGCTGCGACGTCTGGCCCAAATGGGCACGCTGTCGGTTTGCGTTGTGCTGCACGATTTAAACCTGGCCGCGCTGTGGGCCGATCGCATTGTTCTGCTGCATAAGGGCAGGATGGTCGCGGACGGCACGCCTGATGAAGTGCTGGACGAGCAAATTTTACAGCGCTGGTATCAGGCGGACCTGCGGGTATTCCGGCATCCGGAACACCCGGTTCCTCAGGTAGGTCTGCGCCAGTAA
- a CDS encoding FecCD family ABC transporter permease, with protein MGLVLLAMALIAANLGAMRLSVAVLWQAHDDTLRDIWLNIRLPRVLLAALIGGALALSGCVMQGLFRNPLADPGLLGISSGAALAVGLSIVMPLALPAVLALYAPMLAAFVGSLAVTLAIFLLSRKGANSLSRLLLVGIAINALCGAAVGVLSWISNDTQLRQLSLWGMGSLGQAQWSTLLATASLILPAAAGIWLLSKRLNLLQLGDEEAHYLGVDVKTTQRHLLILSALLVAASVAISGVIGFVGLVVPHLVRMWLGSDHRWLVPGSVLAGAMLLLVADTLARTVVAPAEMPVGLLTSLIGGPWFLAMIFRSKERA; from the coding sequence ATGGGGCTGGTTCTGCTGGCAATGGCGCTTATTGCCGCGAATCTCGGTGCCATGCGGCTGTCGGTTGCCGTGCTTTGGCAGGCGCATGACGACACGCTGCGCGATATCTGGCTCAACATTCGCCTGCCTCGCGTGCTGCTGGCGGCGCTGATTGGCGGCGCCCTGGCGCTGTCCGGCTGCGTGATGCAGGGGCTGTTCCGTAACCCGCTGGCTGACCCTGGTTTACTGGGGATCAGCAGCGGGGCCGCGCTGGCGGTGGGTCTGTCTATCGTGATGCCGCTGGCCCTGCCGGCGGTTTTGGCACTTTATGCTCCCATGTTAGCTGCATTTGTCGGCAGCCTGGCGGTGACGCTGGCGATTTTCCTGCTTAGCCGTAAGGGTGCCAACAGTTTGTCTCGCCTGCTGCTGGTGGGTATCGCTATCAACGCCCTGTGCGGCGCGGCGGTTGGCGTATTGTCGTGGATCAGCAACGACACCCAGCTCCGCCAGCTTTCACTTTGGGGTATGGGCAGCCTGGGCCAGGCACAGTGGTCAACGCTGCTCGCCACCGCCTCTCTTATCCTGCCCGCAGCCGCAGGGATCTGGCTGCTGTCTAAGCGCCTTAATCTGCTCCAGCTTGGCGATGAAGAAGCGCACTATCTTGGCGTTGATGTCAAAACAACCCAGCGCCATCTGCTGATCCTGAGCGCGCTGTTGGTTGCCGCCTCGGTGGCGATCAGCGGCGTTATCGGCTTTGTCGGGCTGGTGGTGCCACACCTGGTACGCATGTGGCTTGGGTCCGATCATCGCTGGCTGGTGCCTGGCTCAGTGCTGGCAGGGGCGATGCTTTTGCTGGTGGCCGATACATTGGCGCGCACGGTTGTCGCCCCCGCTGAAATGCCGGTGGGTCTGCTGACCAGCCTGATTGGCGGGCCATGGTTTCTGGCGATGATTTTCCGCAGCAAGGAGAGAGCGTGA
- a CDS encoding heme/hemin ABC transporter substrate-binding protein — protein MKRLLLAILALPLMAGAAERVVTIGGDVTEIAWALGAGQDVVARDSTSLHPDAVKKLPDVGYLRQLNAEGILAMRPTLVLVSAQAQPSMALKQVESSKVKVVTVPAENSLDSIDAKVAAVANALGKTAEGDKLRKELHDQLAAIPAQPLGKKVLFIMSHGGMTAMAAGQETAADAAIHAAGLDNAMQGFKRYQPLSQEGVIASKPDLILVTTDGVKTLGGEDKVWALPGLAQTPAGKNKRLMVVDDMALLGFGIDTPQTILALRKKAEQLP, from the coding sequence ATGAAACGCCTGCTGCTCGCCATCCTCGCCCTGCCGTTAATGGCAGGTGCGGCCGAGCGCGTGGTAACCATCGGTGGCGACGTCACCGAGATTGCCTGGGCTCTGGGTGCGGGTCAGGATGTGGTGGCTCGTGATAGCACGAGCCTTCATCCCGATGCCGTGAAAAAGCTGCCGGATGTTGGCTACCTGCGCCAGCTTAACGCCGAAGGTATTCTGGCTATGCGCCCGACGCTGGTACTCGTCAGCGCGCAGGCTCAGCCCTCAATGGCGTTGAAACAGGTTGAGTCCAGCAAGGTGAAGGTTGTTACCGTCCCGGCCGAAAACAGCCTGGACAGCATTGACGCCAAAGTGGCAGCCGTGGCTAACGCGCTGGGTAAAACCGCCGAAGGCGACAAGCTGCGTAAGGAGCTTCACGACCAGTTGGCGGCGATCCCAGCCCAGCCGCTTGGTAAAAAAGTGTTGTTCATTATGAGCCACGGCGGCATGACCGCTATGGCGGCAGGACAGGAAACCGCTGCGGATGCCGCGATTCACGCTGCGGGCCTGGACAACGCCATGCAGGGCTTTAAGCGCTATCAGCCGCTGTCCCAGGAGGGCGTCATCGCCAGCAAGCCTGACCTGATTCTGGTCACCACCGACGGGGTGAAAACCCTCGGCGGCGAGGACAAGGTCTGGGCATTACCGGGCCTTGCACAGACCCCTGCGGGAAAAAACAAACGGCTGATGGTGGTGGATGACATGGCGCTGCTCGGCTTTGGCATTGATACCCCGCAGACGATCCTCGCCCTGCGCAAGAAAGCGGAGCAATTACCGTGA
- a CDS encoding TonB-dependent hemoglobin/transferrin/lactoferrin family receptor, with protein sequence MPCTNTAGFRLSVLTLAVFTALPAFAKDEQMTVVATGNQRSTFEAPMMVSVIDANSPESQTSTSAADMLRKVPGITIDGTGRTNGQDINMRGYDRRGVLTLVDGIRQGTDTGHLNSTFLDPALIKRIEVVRGPAALLYGSGALGGVISYETADAADLLFAGQNSGYRVFGTGGTGDHSIGMGASAFGRTDNLDGVVAWSSRDRGNLRQSNGETAPNDENIGNLLTKGTWYIDSAQSLSGSLRYYNNSAREPKNPQTPDATASSNPMTNRSTIQRDAQLKYHLGPQDNDWLNATATAYWSEARINAETPNQGGEFRKQTTKGGKLENRSRLFNDSFAANLLTYGGEYYRQEQAPGGLTTGFPQAKINFGSGWLQDEITLRDLPISILAGTRYDNYSGSSQGYKDVDADKWSSRGAVSVTPTDWLMLFGSYAQAFRAPTMGEMYNDAKHFSIGTRYTNYWVPNPNLRPETNETQEYGFGLRFDNLAMANDGLEFKASYFDTKAKDYISTTVDFAKATTMSYNVPKAKIWGWDVTAKYTADLFSLDTAYNRTRGKDEDTGEYISSLNPDTVTTTLDIPVAHSGFSVGWVGTFAERSTHISSSYAQQPGYAVSDFYVSYKGQQQLRGLTTTLVFGNAFDKEYWSPQGLPQDGRNGKIFVSYQW encoded by the coding sequence ATGCCTTGCACCAACACAGCAGGTTTTCGTCTGTCTGTACTCACGTTAGCCGTTTTTACTGCCCTGCCCGCCTTTGCTAAAGATGAGCAGATGACCGTGGTTGCCACCGGTAACCAGCGCAGTACCTTCGAAGCCCCGATGATGGTCAGCGTTATCGACGCGAATTCGCCGGAGAGCCAGACGTCCACCTCTGCCGCTGACATGCTGCGTAAAGTGCCGGGGATAACTATCGATGGCACCGGGCGCACCAACGGCCAGGACATCAACATGCGCGGCTACGACCGCCGCGGCGTGCTGACTCTGGTGGACGGCATTCGCCAGGGCACCGACACCGGCCACCTGAACAGCACGTTCCTCGACCCCGCGCTGATTAAACGCATTGAAGTGGTCCGTGGCCCTGCAGCCCTGCTGTACGGCAGCGGCGCCCTGGGCGGCGTCATCTCCTATGAAACCGCAGACGCGGCAGATCTGTTATTTGCAGGCCAAAATAGCGGCTACCGCGTATTCGGCACCGGCGGCACCGGCGACCACAGCATCGGCATGGGCGCCAGCGCCTTTGGCCGCACCGACAACCTGGACGGCGTTGTCGCCTGGTCCAGCCGCGACCGCGGTAACCTGCGTCAGAGCAATGGCGAAACAGCACCTAATGACGAAAACATTGGCAACCTGCTGACCAAAGGCACCTGGTATATCGATTCCGCTCAGTCTCTGTCCGGCTCCCTGCGTTATTACAACAACAGCGCGCGCGAACCGAAGAATCCGCAGACGCCGGATGCCACCGCCTCCAGCAACCCGATGACCAACCGCTCAACCATCCAGCGCGATGCACAGCTGAAGTACCATCTCGGCCCGCAGGATAACGACTGGCTGAACGCCACCGCGACGGCCTACTGGTCAGAGGCACGCATTAACGCAGAAACCCCTAACCAGGGCGGCGAGTTCCGCAAACAGACCACGAAGGGCGGCAAGCTCGAAAACCGCAGCCGCCTGTTTAACGACAGCTTCGCGGCTAACCTGCTGACCTACGGCGGTGAATATTACCGTCAGGAACAGGCTCCAGGCGGCCTGACAACCGGTTTCCCGCAGGCGAAAATCAACTTCGGTTCAGGCTGGCTGCAGGATGAGATCACCCTGCGCGACCTGCCGATTTCTATTCTGGCCGGCACGCGCTACGACAACTACAGCGGCAGCAGCCAGGGCTATAAAGACGTAGACGCCGATAAATGGTCATCCCGTGGGGCAGTTTCCGTAACCCCAACCGACTGGCTGATGCTGTTTGGTTCCTATGCGCAGGCGTTCCGTGCCCCGACCATGGGCGAGATGTATAACGACGCCAAGCACTTCTCCATCGGCACCCGCTACACCAACTACTGGGTACCAAACCCGAACCTGCGTCCGGAAACCAACGAAACTCAGGAATACGGCTTCGGTCTGCGCTTCGACAACCTGGCGATGGCCAACGATGGCCTGGAGTTCAAAGCCAGCTACTTCGACACCAAAGCGAAAGATTACATCTCCACCACCGTGGACTTCGCCAAAGCGACCACCATGTCCTATAACGTACCGAAAGCCAAAATCTGGGGCTGGGACGTGACCGCGAAGTACACCGCCGATCTGTTCAGCCTGGATACCGCCTATAACCGCACCCGCGGTAAAGATGAAGACACCGGCGAGTACATTTCCAGCCTGAACCCGGACACCGTCACTACCACCCTGGACATCCCCGTTGCGCACAGCGGCTTCTCCGTGGGCTGGGTCGGCACCTTCGCCGAGCGTTCCACCCACATCAGCAGCTCCTATGCACAGCAGCCGGGCTACGCGGTCAGCGATTTCTATGTCAGCTATAAAGGGCAGCAGCAGCTGCGCGGTTTAACCACCACGCTGGTGTTTGGCAACGCCTTCGATAAAGAGTACTGGTCACCGCAGGGTCTCCCGCAGGATGGCCGTAACGGTAAAATTTTCGTGAGCTATCAATGGTAA
- a CDS encoding hemin-degrading factor produces the protein MSQRYDSWIQLKQEHPKKYARDIAKLMHISEAELTHARVGHDAWRLNGDVKEIFAALEAVGETKCICRNEYAVHEQVGRFENQHLNGHAGLVLNPRALDLRLFLNQWASVFHVREETARGERQSIQFFDHQGDALLKVYTTDNTDVEAWSQVLTRFIHTDNPALDIKAVEEAVMTPTVEADKVDAEWRAMTDVHQFFQLLKRHQLTRQQAFRLVKDDLACRVDNEALSHLLNQAKEDGNEIMIFVGNRGCVQIFTGEIRKVVPMENWVNVFNPEFTLHLMGDTIAESWVTRKPTADGHVTSLELFAADGTQIAQLYGQRTEGQPEQEQWRTQIEALIGKGLAA, from the coding sequence ATGAGTCAGCGTTACGACAGCTGGATCCAGCTTAAGCAAGAACACCCGAAGAAATACGCCCGGGATATCGCCAAACTGATGCACATCAGCGAAGCGGAACTGACCCATGCCCGAGTCGGGCACGACGCATGGCGCCTGAACGGCGATGTCAAAGAGATTTTCGCCGCGCTGGAAGCCGTGGGGGAAACGAAGTGCATCTGCCGTAACGAATATGCGGTTCACGAGCAGGTTGGCCGCTTCGAGAACCAGCACCTGAACGGCCACGCCGGGCTGGTACTGAACCCGCGTGCGCTGGATCTGCGCCTGTTCCTGAACCAGTGGGCAAGCGTGTTCCACGTCCGTGAAGAGACGGCTCGCGGTGAACGCCAGAGCATCCAGTTCTTCGACCATCAGGGCGATGCGCTGCTGAAGGTGTACACCACCGACAACACGGATGTTGAAGCCTGGAGCCAGGTGCTGACCCGCTTTATCCATACCGACAACCCGGCTCTGGATATTAAAGCCGTTGAAGAAGCGGTGATGACCCCAACCGTCGAAGCCGACAAAGTGGATGCCGAATGGCGCGCGATGACCGATGTGCACCAGTTCTTCCAGCTGCTGAAACGCCACCAGTTGACGCGCCAGCAGGCTTTCCGCCTGGTGAAAGACGACCTGGCCTGCCGCGTGGATAACGAAGCCCTCTCTCATTTGCTGAATCAGGCGAAAGAAGACGGCAACGAAATCATGATTTTCGTCGGCAACCGTGGCTGCGTGCAGATCTTCACCGGTGAAATTCGCAAGGTGGTGCCGATGGAGAACTGGGTCAACGTCTTCAACCCGGAATTCACCCTGCACCTGATGGGTGACACCATTGCCGAGAGCTGGGTAACCCGCAAACCAACCGCCGACGGCCACGTTACCAGCCTCGAGCTGTTTGCCGCCGACGGCACGCAAATCGCACAGCTGTACGGCCAGCGTACCGAAGGCCAGCCGGAGCAAGAGCAGTGGCGCACGCAGATTGAAGCGCTGATCGGCAAAGGGTTAGCGGCATGA
- a CDS encoding LacI family DNA-binding transcriptional regulator — protein sequence MVTLEDVAAHAGVSRATVSRVVNGDTKVKAQTRIKVEAAIAELGYSPNPAARALASSQSHSIGLVTTSYTGGFFGSLMDTVQTEAESNGKQLLVTQGRGVEENERNAIQRLYNLRCDGLILHVRAIADEALIQLAERGNRFIILDREVPALNARCVVFDHRLASHMATRYLLDAGHLAIACLHGPTQRTSSLLRRQGFLDAMEERDVTPVAVVEGEYDMPSGYRQTAMLLEKYKISALYCCNEEMAVGAMLAITERGLRIPLDISLICYDSGDRAAFVRPALTSVYFPIGDMARYATRKLLNEHCEDESFLPCIIARDSVRNLR from the coding sequence ATGGTCACCCTCGAAGATGTTGCTGCCCACGCCGGCGTCTCCCGCGCCACCGTCTCACGCGTGGTTAACGGCGACACTAAGGTCAAAGCGCAAACCCGCATCAAGGTAGAAGCCGCGATTGCCGAACTGGGCTATTCCCCCAATCCCGCTGCCAGAGCGCTGGCATCCAGCCAGAGCCATTCGATTGGGCTGGTCACGACATCCTATACCGGGGGCTTCTTCGGCTCGCTGATGGATACGGTGCAAACCGAAGCTGAATCTAACGGAAAGCAGCTGCTGGTGACGCAGGGTCGGGGCGTAGAAGAGAACGAGCGCAATGCCATTCAGCGGCTCTATAACCTACGCTGCGACGGTCTGATCCTGCACGTGCGTGCGATAGCCGATGAGGCGCTAATTCAGCTGGCCGAACGCGGCAACAGGTTTATCATCCTCGACAGAGAGGTGCCTGCTTTAAACGCGCGCTGCGTGGTCTTCGATCACCGTCTTGCCAGCCACATGGCCACCCGCTATTTGCTGGATGCCGGCCATCTGGCGATAGCCTGCCTGCATGGTCCAACCCAGCGAACCTCCAGCCTTTTACGTCGTCAGGGTTTTCTTGATGCCATGGAGGAGAGGGATGTTACGCCGGTGGCGGTGGTAGAAGGCGAATACGATATGCCAAGCGGCTACCGGCAAACCGCGATGCTGTTAGAGAAGTACAAAATCAGCGCGCTGTACTGCTGCAATGAAGAAATGGCCGTCGGGGCAATGCTGGCCATTACCGAACGAGGTTTACGCATTCCTCTGGATATATCCCTTATTTGTTATGACAGTGGAGATCGGGCGGCGTTTGTACGCCCGGCGTTAACCAGCGTTTATTTTCCGATAGGGGATATGGCACGCTACGCAACGCGTAAATTACTTAATGAACATTGTGAGGATGAATCTTTTTTACCCTGCATCATTGCCCGGGACTCCGTGCGCAATTTGCGTTAA
- the btuD gene encoding vitamin B12 ABC transporter ATP-binding protein BtuD has protein sequence MSILQLAGVTVADRLGPISAAVEPGELIHLVGPNGAGKSTLLTRMAGLSSGPGRLLLNQRPVEEWLPAALSRRRAWLSQQQLPPFAMPVWHYLQLHQPSPEAEAAMLRLAESLWLTDKLTRAVNQLSGGEWQRVRLAAVLLQVDPSVNPEGQLLLLDEPMNSLDVAQQAALDRLLLSFCEAGIAVVMSSHDLNHSLRHAHKVWLLREGKMVAQGHRDDVLTPKNLAAAYQMPFRLLRIEGHSMLISPL, from the coding sequence TTGTCCATTTTGCAACTTGCAGGCGTCACCGTCGCCGATCGGCTTGGGCCGATTAGCGCGGCGGTGGAACCGGGTGAGCTAATTCATCTTGTCGGGCCTAACGGCGCGGGTAAGAGCACGTTGCTCACCCGAATGGCAGGGTTAAGCTCAGGGCCGGGACGTCTTCTGCTTAACCAGCGGCCGGTTGAAGAATGGCTTCCCGCTGCGCTTTCCCGCCGCCGTGCGTGGCTCAGCCAGCAGCAGCTGCCTCCTTTCGCTATGCCCGTCTGGCATTATCTGCAGCTTCATCAGCCATCGCCAGAGGCGGAGGCCGCCATGCTACGCCTGGCCGAATCGCTGTGGTTAACCGACAAGCTGACGCGCGCGGTCAATCAGCTTTCCGGCGGCGAATGGCAGCGGGTAAGGCTGGCCGCAGTACTGTTACAGGTTGATCCTTCGGTCAATCCTGAAGGCCAGCTGTTGCTGCTCGACGAGCCGATGAACAGCCTCGACGTTGCCCAGCAGGCGGCGCTGGATCGCCTGCTGCTCTCATTTTGTGAAGCCGGTATAGCGGTGGTGATGAGCAGCCATGATTTGAACCATAGCCTGCGGCATGCGCACAAAGTGTGGCTATTGCGTGAGGGTAAAATGGTGGCTCAGGGGCATCGGGATGACGTGTTGACGCCGAAGAATTTGGCCGCTGCCTACCAGATGCCGTTTCGATTATTACGGATCGAAGGGCACAGTATGCTGATAAGCCCGCTATAA